One stretch of Thermanaerosceptrum fracticalcis DNA includes these proteins:
- a CDS encoding NIL domain-containing protein, giving the protein MAPEKIVLRFSAETADKPIIYHLVKDYDLIINIVKASINPHKEGTMVLELSGEKYKEGISFLRKQGITVQPLTQEVVRNEERCTSCGACTVHCPTQALYMERPSMEVKFDGDNCIVCLMCLKVCPVQAMEVRI; this is encoded by the coding sequence ATGGCCCCTGAGAAAATTGTCCTGCGCTTCAGTGCAGAGACTGCTGATAAGCCCATTATCTATCACCTGGTGAAGGATTACGATTTAATCATTAATATTGTGAAAGCCTCCATCAACCCTCATAAGGAAGGAACTATGGTTCTGGAGTTATCGGGAGAAAAATATAAGGAAGGTATCTCTTTCCTGCGCAAACAGGGAATCACTGTGCAGCCCTTAACCCAGGAGGTTGTACGTAATGAAGAGCGCTGTACCAGCTGCGGGGCCTGTACGGTCCACTGTCCTACCCAGGCTTTGTATATGGAGCGGCCTTCTATGGAAGTAAAATTCGACGGCGACAACTGTATCGTTTGTTTAATGTGCCTGAAAGTCTGCCCCGTACAGGCCATGGAGGTTAGAATTTAA
- a CDS encoding helix-turn-helix domain-containing protein: MHRKKALTTIGERIRYLRETRNVTQLELAKKTGISRGNLSSYETGRFSPSSEALVSIANFFDVSTDWLLTGSIKKPKHPNKVYQHITTLLDHLSEKNLIILSEFVEYLVKKETTSETPHKPEHSMAAEEKEHYSPPGYIYLPVLDQENLKSLRAASKIIEGFVVISRNKVTGSCFLLKIREDTIAAENDLALVIQDQNVENGELVLVNLNSSFTIRSYYRDTTQIKLISPNSCHPEILLTGKEQVQIIGKVARIFRSNEVNIIEEL; encoded by the coding sequence TTGCACAGGAAAAAAGCATTGACCACGATAGGCGAACGGATTAGATATTTACGGGAAACGAGAAACGTTACCCAACTGGAACTGGCTAAAAAAACGGGTATTTCGCGGGGTAATCTCAGTAGTTATGAAACAGGAAGGTTCAGTCCCTCCTCTGAGGCATTAGTTAGTATTGCGAATTTTTTTGACGTAAGCACGGACTGGCTCTTGACGGGTTCAATCAAAAAACCAAAACATCCCAATAAAGTTTATCAGCATATCACCACATTGTTAGACCACTTAAGTGAGAAAAACCTGATCATCCTTTCTGAATTTGTAGAGTATCTCGTAAAGAAAGAGACTACCTCAGAAACTCCCCATAAACCTGAACATTCCATGGCTGCTGAGGAAAAAGAGCACTATTCCCCTCCCGGGTATATCTACTTGCCAGTCTTGGACCAGGAAAATCTGAAGAGTCTCAGGGCAGCCAGCAAAATCATTGAAGGCTTTGTTGTCATCTCCCGCAATAAGGTTACCGGGAGCTGCTTTCTCCTCAAAATACGGGAAGATACTATAGCAGCAGAAAACGATCTTGCCCTGGTCATACAGGATCAAAATGTTGAAAACGGAGAGTTAGTCCTTGTCAACCTCAACAGTTCCTTTACTATCCGCAGCTATTACCGGGATACAACACAGATTAAACTTATCTCCCCCAATTCCTGCCATCCCGAAATCCTGCTTACCGGTAAAGAACAAGTTCAGATAATAGGCAAGGTTGCCAGGATATTCAGAAGTAATGAAGTTAATATAATCGAGGAATTATAA
- a CDS encoding UPF0280 family protein produces the protein MVYEARTYRTLHQQKDLCHFQVMVEETDLDIAVRKERYDARIIELAKAVVREERYLLKEYISRDPVFLTTLEPYQPLPDAPFSVVEMSRAAQLAGVGPMAAVAGYFSETVGKKLAAFSREVIVENGGDIWLKTSKTRRVGIFAGNSPFTHRIALEIRPGRTPLGICTSSGTVGHSLSFGKADAMVILSPSATLADAVATAACNMVQNTDNLERAVNFALNISGVTGAVAILGDKMAVRGEIKLVPM, from the coding sequence GTGGTATACGAAGCTCGCACCTACCGGACCCTGCACCAGCAGAAGGACCTGTGCCATTTTCAGGTTATGGTAGAGGAGACTGACCTGGATATTGCCGTAAGGAAAGAAAGATATGATGCAAGAATCATAGAGTTGGCAAAAGCTGTAGTCCGTGAAGAGCGTTACCTTTTAAAAGAATATATCAGCCGTGACCCTGTTTTTCTCACCACTCTGGAGCCTTATCAGCCTCTCCCTGATGCACCCTTTTCGGTAGTGGAGATGAGTAGAGCCGCCCAGTTGGCCGGCGTAGGGCCTATGGCGGCGGTGGCAGGGTATTTTTCGGAAACAGTAGGCAAAAAACTGGCCGCTTTTTCCAGGGAGGTTATTGTAGAAAACGGCGGTGACATCTGGCTGAAAACCAGTAAAACCAGGCGCGTGGGAATTTTTGCCGGCAACTCTCCTTTTACCCATCGTATAGCCCTGGAAATTAGGCCTGGTCGTACACCTCTCGGAATCTGCACCTCTTCCGGTACGGTGGGACATAGTTTAAGTTTTGGCAAAGCCGACGCGATGGTAATTTTATCTCCTTCGGCCACCCTGGCCGACGCTGTGGCTACTGCCGCCTGTAACATGGTGCAAAACACCGATAACCTGGAAAGAGCCGTCAATTTTGCCCTCAATATTTCAGGGGTAACAGGTGCTGTGGCTATCCTGGGCGATAAGATGGCGGTACGGGGGGAAATAAAGTTAGTGCCTATGTGA
- a CDS encoding CoB--CoM heterodisulfide reductase iron-sulfur subunit B family protein, which yields MKYQFFPGCSLLTSAKDFSQSIYAVAPEVNLELTEIPDWNCCGATVTSSLDYLSAQLMPARNLALASQQEGDIMAACNSCYLTLAKANENISSYPELQYKVNSLLAEVGLKMARKVKVKHLIEILWREVGIPKIKDLVKKPLSGLKVVPYYGCQIVKPTSFDEAENPQSMDQILTALGCDVQDFYQKSRCCGGALITTQPELALKLIQEILAEAQERQADLIATTCPLCQMNLDAYQGQVNRKYKRNYHIPVVYFTQLMGLAFGKDYQSLGLERGLVSAKPVLSKIS from the coding sequence ATGAAATATCAATTTTTCCCAGGCTGTTCCTTACTGACATCGGCCAAAGATTTTTCCCAATCCATCTATGCCGTTGCTCCGGAAGTCAATCTGGAACTTACAGAGATACCTGATTGGAATTGCTGCGGCGCCACCGTCACATCCTCTCTGGATTACCTGTCGGCCCAGCTTATGCCCGCCAGGAATTTAGCCTTAGCCAGCCAGCAGGAGGGCGATATTATGGCGGCATGTAATTCCTGCTATCTCACCCTGGCCAAAGCCAATGAAAATATATCATCCTACCCGGAATTACAATATAAAGTCAACAGCCTTTTAGCGGAAGTAGGGCTAAAGATGGCCCGCAAAGTTAAAGTCAAGCACCTCATAGAAATTCTCTGGCGCGAGGTGGGTATCCCAAAAATAAAGGATTTAGTGAAAAAGCCCCTCAGCGGGCTAAAGGTAGTCCCTTATTACGGCTGCCAGATTGTCAAACCAACCAGCTTTGACGAAGCGGAAAATCCTCAAAGTATGGACCAAATCCTCACTGCTTTAGGGTGTGATGTCCAGGACTTTTATCAGAAGAGCCGCTGCTGCGGCGGAGCTTTAATCACAACCCAGCCGGAGCTGGCCCTCAAACTAATCCAGGAAATTCTGGCGGAAGCCCAAGAACGCCAGGCTGATTTGATTGCTACGACCTGCCCCCTCTGCCAGATGAACCTTGATGCCTACCAGGGCCAGGTAAACCGCAAATATAAGCGCAATTACCATATCCCTGTTGTCTATTTCACCCAGTTGATGGGTCTTGCTTTTGGTAAAGACTATCAGTCTTTAGGATTGGAAAGGGGATTGGTTTCCGCTAAACCTGTCCTCAGCAAAATCAGCTAG
- a CDS encoding 4Fe-4S dicluster domain-containing protein produces the protein MSILVLEKKGLTLLEEILSYPGGKAILGCIQCGTCSGSCPTSYSMDYTPRKLIAMIRANKREEVLNSLGIWNCTSCYTCSVRCPRGIKFTDIMYILKNLAFKQNRREKRNKVAAFYRSFQQVLNRYGRVHEGEMMMRYALTTNPAKLLGFAPMGLKLLTKGRLQVLPHSIKGTGQLQELFKRAQAQ, from the coding sequence ATGTCCATTTTAGTCTTGGAAAAAAAGGGACTTACCTTACTGGAGGAAATCCTCTCCTATCCAGGCGGCAAAGCAATTTTAGGCTGTATCCAGTGCGGCACCTGTTCTGGCTCCTGTCCCACCAGCTATAGTATGGACTATACTCCCCGTAAGTTGATTGCGATGATTCGCGCAAATAAACGGGAGGAAGTTTTAAACAGCCTAGGCATCTGGAACTGTACCTCCTGCTATACCTGTTCTGTTCGCTGTCCCCGGGGTATTAAATTTACCGATATCATGTACATCTTAAAAAATCTGGCTTTTAAACAAAACCGTCGTGAAAAGAGAAACAAGGTCGCGGCCTTCTACCGTTCCTTCCAGCAGGTCCTCAATCGTTACGGCCGGGTCCATGAAGGAGAAATGATGATGCGCTACGCCCTCACCACTAACCCTGCCAAACTTCTGGGATTTGCTCCCATGGGTTTAAAGCTTTTAACGAAAGGCCGCCTACAGGTACTGCCCCACAGTATCAAAGGGACAGGACAACTGCAGGAACTGTTCAAGCGTGCACAAGCACAATAA
- a CDS encoding homocysteine biosynthesis protein, whose amino-acid sequence MSVERTYQDINERIKKGKAVVLTAEEVISKVKEKGVTRTAQEVDVVTTGTFGPMCSSGVFLNFGHSAPRIKMQKVWLNNVPAYSGIAAVDAYLGVTELPEDDPLNSNYPGEFRYGGGHVIEELVARKPIKLKATSYGTDCYPRREIETTITLDEINEAILFNPRNCYQNYNCAVNLGDRTIYTYMGTLKPRLGNANYSTSGQLSPLLKDPHFKTIGIGTRIFLGGGMGYVVWNGTQHFPGTLKDGNNRDLCGAGGTLSVMGDLKQMSPRWLVGTSFRGYGATLTVGVGLPIPILNEEILYYAAKTDEELYAPIVDYSDAYPNRKPGNLGLVSYAELKKGTIRIMDKEVPTGPLSSYPRAREIAHILKEWIEKGDFLLGEPSQLLPGPAAGLSGKPLNEKE is encoded by the coding sequence ATGAGTGTGGAACGTACTTATCAGGACATCAATGAACGAATCAAAAAAGGAAAAGCTGTGGTTCTCACGGCGGAAGAGGTTATCAGTAAAGTTAAAGAAAAAGGCGTCACGCGTACTGCCCAGGAAGTTGATGTGGTTACGACGGGTACTTTTGGTCCTATGTGTTCTTCTGGAGTATTTTTGAATTTCGGTCACTCTGCCCCGCGTATTAAAATGCAAAAGGTCTGGTTAAACAATGTGCCTGCCTATTCCGGCATAGCTGCAGTAGATGCCTACCTGGGTGTAACGGAATTGCCCGAAGACGATCCCTTAAACAGCAATTATCCCGGGGAATTTCGCTATGGCGGGGGCCATGTTATAGAGGAACTGGTAGCCCGTAAACCCATCAAATTAAAAGCCACCAGCTACGGAACAGACTGTTATCCTCGCCGGGAGATTGAGACCACTATCACCTTAGATGAGATAAACGAAGCTATCCTCTTTAACCCGCGCAACTGCTACCAGAATTATAATTGTGCCGTTAACCTGGGAGACAGGACTATCTATACGTATATGGGTACCCTAAAACCCCGTTTAGGCAATGCCAATTACTCCACTTCAGGCCAGTTAAGCCCCTTGCTTAAAGACCCCCATTTTAAGACCATCGGGATTGGCACACGGATCTTTCTCGGTGGGGGTATGGGTTATGTGGTGTGGAACGGGACCCAGCATTTTCCCGGTACCCTCAAAGATGGTAACAACAGAGACCTGTGTGGAGCAGGGGGGACGCTTTCCGTAATGGGCGACTTAAAGCAAATGAGCCCCCGCTGGCTGGTCGGTACCAGTTTCCGTGGTTACGGAGCCACCTTGACGGTAGGGGTGGGATTACCCATCCCGATTCTAAATGAAGAAATTCTTTATTATGCCGCCAAAACTGATGAAGAACTGTATGCTCCCATCGTCGATTACAGTGATGCTTATCCTAACCGGAAGCCAGGTAATCTGGGATTGGTAAGCTATGCAGAATTAAAGAAAGGAACCATCCGGATCATGGATAAAGAAGTTCCCACAGGGCCCCTCAGCAGTTATCCTCGGGCCCGGGAGATTGCCCATATCCTCAAAGAGTGGATAGAAAAGGGTGATTTCCTCCTGGGAGAACCCAGCCAGTTGCTGCCCGGCCCTGCTGCCGGCTTAAGCGGCAAGCCCCTCAATGAGAAAGAATAA
- a CDS encoding THUMP domain-containing class I SAM-dependent RNA methyltransferase encodes MGKLELIATAAFGLESVVAREVLDLGYIEQKVENGRVTFWGDELAVCRTNIWLRTADRVLLKMGQFEARTFEELFQQTKALPWPDWLPEDANFPVEGKSVKSTLFSVSDCQAIVKKAIVEKMKERYKRQWFEETGPRYKVEVALLKDVVTITIDTSGAGLHKRGYRKLVGQAPLKETLASALVYLSRWHPERPLIDPFCGSGTIPIEAAMLGLNLASGLRRDFAAEKWPNIQEKYWKEARGEALDLIKKDISLDIAGFDIDDEALSLARYHAREAGVEKHIHFQRCPVAELKSKKKFGYIICNPPYGERLEEMKAVERLYKEMGQIFKKLDTWSYYVLTSHPRFETLFGRRADKNRKLFNGRIETHYYQFFGPKVPGFKRDI; translated from the coding sequence ATGGGAAAGCTTGAACTCATAGCAACTGCTGCCTTTGGCCTGGAATCTGTCGTAGCCAGGGAAGTTCTGGATTTAGGCTATATTGAACAAAAGGTAGAGAATGGCCGGGTAACCTTTTGGGGTGATGAACTGGCTGTCTGCCGTACCAATATATGGCTCAGAACAGCGGACCGGGTACTTTTAAAAATGGGGCAATTTGAGGCCCGCACTTTTGAGGAATTGTTTCAACAGACCAAAGCCTTACCCTGGCCTGACTGGTTACCTGAAGATGCCAACTTTCCTGTAGAGGGCAAATCAGTTAAATCCACCCTTTTCAGTGTATCTGACTGTCAAGCCATTGTAAAAAAAGCCATAGTTGAAAAAATGAAGGAAAGATATAAAAGACAGTGGTTTGAAGAAACAGGGCCCCGTTATAAGGTGGAGGTAGCTCTTCTCAAAGATGTGGTCACCATAACTATTGATACAAGCGGGGCTGGCCTGCATAAAAGGGGGTACCGCAAACTGGTGGGACAGGCACCCCTTAAGGAAACTCTGGCTTCCGCTCTTGTTTATTTAAGCCGCTGGCACCCGGAGAGGCCCCTCATTGACCCCTTCTGCGGCTCGGGAACTATCCCTATAGAAGCTGCCATGCTGGGGCTTAACCTGGCATCGGGGTTGAGGCGTGATTTTGCGGCAGAAAAATGGCCAAATATACAGGAAAAATACTGGAAAGAAGCAAGGGGTGAAGCCCTGGACCTTATAAAAAAGGATATAAGTTTAGATATTGCCGGTTTTGATATTGATGACGAAGCCTTAAGTTTAGCCCGTTATCATGCCCGGGAAGCCGGGGTGGAAAAACATATTCATTTTCAGCGCTGTCCTGTAGCGGAACTTAAGTCTAAAAAGAAATTCGGGTATATTATCTGCAACCCCCCTTATGGCGAACGTTTAGAGGAAATGAAGGCAGTGGAACGCCTTTACAAGGAAATGGGACAAATTTTTAAGAAACTTGATACCTGGTCATATTATGTACTTACCTCTCATCCTCGCTTTGAAACCCTTTTCGGACGCCGGGCTGATAAAAATCGCAAGCTTTTTAACGGACGCATTGAAACCCATTATTATCAGTTCTTTGGGCCCAAGGTCCCGGGATTTAAGAGAGATATATAA
- a CDS encoding methyl-accepting chemotaxis protein, giving the protein MKLSLKVKLITMFLVLISTPLLVLGFLSYKMASESLQKTIEQQLAVTNALTAENVGLTLGTVRDYVKFASETPQLLGAVVNSQQEKRAAFAYVAELQRENAGLIEMVIVTDSRGKTIMTNESLNSDVDLSDRDYLKKALGGSGAVSEVIMSRITGKPVVALAEPLRGENKVQGVLIATILFDKISEHAEKIKIGENGYAYMIDKNGLVVYHPNKEKVLKENLSDTDNAELKALVQKMKAGETADGYYTYEGVKKFVRFQPAGNWILAITANYDEYMAPALAIKNRTLIIIGIALLIALSLAYFLSAKNIINPLRQLQQLMEKAGKGDLTVYAQIRTKDEIQALGESFNQMITHQGEIVRQVRTSAQELAASSQEMAASSEQVSSATEQITASIQQVAKDADAQNNSVIEASKSLVQLASLVKLAQHKALSANERSANTMRIAQDGRTKVEETVQAMNIINEKSSDTAEVVQRLSKLSAKIGEIISTINAIAAQTDLLALNAAIEAARAGEHGRGFAVVADEVRKLSEESHKGASEIAALVSEMVKETNKAVESMRSGKEAVENGVKVVKATDQAFAEIIDAVEETVGNIQEIVEITKDEVATSDQVVNLINTIASISEATAANSQEVSAAAEEQASAVQTVAATAEETSAMANSLENLVRVFKLA; this is encoded by the coding sequence GTGAAACTGAGTTTAAAGGTTAAACTTATTACCATGTTCCTGGTCCTGATATCTACCCCTCTTTTGGTTTTGGGTTTCTTATCTTATAAAATGGCCTCGGAATCTTTACAAAAAACTATTGAACAGCAGCTGGCAGTAACTAATGCTTTAACCGCAGAAAATGTGGGACTGACCTTAGGGACAGTGAGGGATTACGTGAAGTTCGCCAGCGAAACACCCCAGCTTCTTGGGGCTGTAGTAAACAGCCAGCAGGAAAAAAGAGCGGCCTTTGCTTATGTGGCTGAACTGCAGCGCGAGAATGCCGGTTTGATTGAAATGGTTATTGTTACCGACAGCCGGGGAAAGACCATCATGACCAACGAGTCTCTCAATTCAGATGTGGATTTAAGCGATAGGGATTATCTAAAAAAAGCCCTGGGAGGGTCCGGGGCAGTCAGTGAAGTTATTATGTCAAGAATCACGGGTAAACCTGTTGTTGCCCTTGCTGAACCCTTAAGGGGAGAAAATAAAGTGCAGGGGGTGCTGATTGCCACCATTTTGTTTGATAAAATCTCAGAGCATGCGGAAAAAATAAAAATCGGTGAGAACGGCTACGCCTATATGATTGACAAAAATGGCCTTGTGGTGTATCACCCCAATAAAGAAAAAGTGCTTAAAGAGAACTTGAGTGATACAGATAATGCTGAGTTAAAAGCTCTTGTGCAAAAGATGAAAGCCGGGGAAACTGCAGATGGATATTATACATATGAAGGGGTTAAAAAGTTCGTAAGATTTCAACCGGCCGGTAACTGGATTTTGGCCATTACAGCTAACTATGATGAATACATGGCCCCCGCTTTAGCCATAAAAAATAGAACCTTAATCATAATTGGTATAGCTTTACTCATAGCTCTGTCCCTCGCTTATTTCCTTTCCGCCAAGAACATTATTAATCCTCTTAGACAATTACAACAACTAATGGAAAAAGCGGGTAAAGGTGATTTAACCGTTTATGCCCAGATCAGGACAAAGGATGAGATACAGGCATTGGGAGAATCTTTTAACCAGATGATTACTCATCAGGGAGAAATAGTCAGGCAAGTCCGGACCAGTGCCCAGGAGCTGGCGGCATCCTCTCAGGAAATGGCAGCTTCTTCTGAACAGGTCAGCTCTGCTACTGAGCAAATCACTGCCAGTATCCAGCAGGTTGCTAAAGATGCAGATGCTCAAAACAATTCTGTAATTGAAGCTTCTAAGTCCCTGGTGCAGTTGGCAAGTTTGGTAAAGCTTGCTCAGCATAAAGCCCTGTCCGCAAATGAAAGATCAGCCAATACGATGAGGATTGCCCAGGATGGCAGGACAAAAGTAGAAGAAACAGTACAGGCGATGAATATCATTAACGAAAAATCCAGTGATACGGCTGAAGTTGTCCAGCGGCTCAGCAAGCTGTCAGCCAAGATCGGAGAAATCATCAGCACCATCAATGCTATTGCGGCCCAAACAGATTTACTGGCTTTAAACGCTGCCATTGAGGCAGCCAGGGCCGGGGAACACGGCAGGGGGTTTGCCGTAGTGGCCGATGAAGTCCGGAAACTGTCGGAGGAATCCCATAAAGGGGCAAGTGAAATAGCAGCTTTGGTCAGCGAAATGGTGAAAGAGACCAATAAAGCCGTGGAATCCATGAGGTCAGGAAAAGAAGCGGTAGAGAACGGGGTCAAAGTGGTAAAAGCTACTGACCAGGCTTTTGCTGAGATAATCGATGCTGTTGAGGAAACCGTGGGGAATATTCAGGAAATAGTAGAGATTACGAAAGATGAAGTGGCCACTTCCGATCAGGTTGTCAATTTAATTAATACCATTGCCTCCATTAGCGAGGCTACAGCAGCCAATAGCCAGGAAGTATCGGCTGCTGCGGAAGAACAGGCTTCCGCTGTGCAAACAGTGGCCGCAACAGCTGAAGAAACCAGTGCCATGGCCAATTCTTTAGAAAATTTGGTAAGAGTATTTAAACTAGCTTAA
- the ytvI gene encoding sporulation integral membrane protein YtvI produces MSLKTILYSALGLFLLYALFTLGLPFLLALLLALLLEPLIQQLSQKTGFKRIYTAFFVCTVFVIFVIGVGYIIIAKVSKEIVGLAKTLLIFIKEAHGLEWLNDRTHHLFQSLPPEYQASLHQIFRGLLEALQGMIGQIAEIFFNIARKLPNVFLEVLIVFIALYLISLNFPRLKDRFMQLFDPEVHERVEIVLKNLQHAVMGFIRAQVIVSIIIYFVVFLGFLILGISYPSATALLVTIVDILPVLGTGSVIIPMSIYEYMTGHYFQSIGLLIHYAIIITFRRIVEPKIMANAMGIGALSALISMYIGFKLTGFIGLILGPSVVIFFQALVQVGIIKVKIKF; encoded by the coding sequence TTGTCACTGAAAACCATACTTTACAGCGCTTTGGGTCTTTTCTTACTTTATGCGCTTTTTACCCTGGGACTGCCCTTTTTACTGGCTCTCCTTCTAGCACTGCTCTTGGAGCCCTTAATCCAACAGCTTAGCCAGAAAACGGGGTTCAAACGTATCTATACCGCTTTTTTTGTTTGCACTGTTTTCGTTATCTTCGTGATAGGCGTAGGCTACATTATTATCGCCAAGGTATCTAAGGAAATCGTAGGACTTGCCAAAACCCTGCTGATCTTTATTAAGGAAGCCCACGGTCTGGAGTGGCTTAACGATAGAACCCATCACTTATTTCAATCCCTTCCCCCTGAATACCAGGCAAGCCTCCACCAGATCTTTCGCGGTCTCCTGGAAGCCTTACAGGGAATGATCGGTCAAATTGCCGAAATCTTCTTCAACATTGCCAGAAAATTACCCAACGTCTTTTTAGAAGTTCTTATAGTATTTATTGCCTTATATCTGATTAGCCTTAATTTTCCCAGGCTTAAAGACAGGTTTATGCAGCTCTTCGACCCGGAAGTCCATGAAAGAGTGGAAATAGTATTAAAAAACCTGCAGCATGCCGTCATGGGTTTTATCAGAGCTCAGGTAATTGTCAGCATCATAATCTATTTTGTAGTATTCCTTGGTTTTCTTATCCTGGGAATCAGTTACCCCTCAGCAACAGCTCTTCTCGTTACCATTGTCGATATCCTGCCGGTATTGGGAACAGGTTCTGTGATTATTCCCATGTCCATCTACGAATATATGACGGGTCATTATTTCCAAAGTATTGGCCTCTTAATTCACTATGCTATTATTATTACTTTCCGCCGTATCGTCGAGCCCAAAATCATGGCCAATGCCATGGGTATAGGGGCCCTCTCCGCTTTAATCAGTATGTATATAGGCTTTAAACTCACAGGGTTCATTGGTCTTATTCTCGGCCCTTCCGTGGTGATTTTCTTCCAAGCCCTGGTACAGGTGGGGATAATTAAAGTTAAAATAAAGTTTTAG
- a CDS encoding aspartyl-phosphate phosphatase Spo0E family protein — protein MIEYQRRKLVTSIQQKWSNVSNKRILSISERLDRLIVKYLKWIRKI, from the coding sequence ATGATCGAGTATCAACGACGTAAATTGGTGACCTCTATTCAACAAAAGTGGAGTAATGTATCGAATAAACGAATTCTTTCTATCAGTGAAAGGTTAGACAGATTGATCGTCAAATACCTCAAGTGGATAAGGAAAATTTAA